In Tachypleus tridentatus isolate NWPU-2018 chromosome 7, ASM421037v1, whole genome shotgun sequence, a genomic segment contains:
- the LOC143257266 gene encoding 3-oxoacyl-[acyl-carrier-protein] reductase FabG-like: MCKNLANSMSKGALDQFTRSVALDLAPKQIRVNSVNPGVIETNIFSTLGLDAKEIMEKAAQSYPLGRGGQPQEVANAIAFLASYEASFITGETVVLDGAKTVSYQ, translated from the exons A tGTGCAAGAACCTGGCCAATTCCATGTCAAAAGGCGCTTTAGATCAGTTTACCAGAAGTGTGGCATTAG ATCTGGCTCCCAAACAAATCAGAGTGAACTCAGTGAA tcCTGGagttattgaaacaaatatattttcaactcttGGATTAGACGCAAAGGAA ataATGGAAAAAGCAGCACAGTCATATCCGCTTGGTCGTGGTGGACAACCACAAGAGGTCGCCAATGCAATTGCTTTTCTCGCTTCTTACGAAGCTTCGTTTATAACCGGAGAAACTGTGGTGTTAGATGGCGCTAAAACTGTCTCTTACCAATAa